A region from the Variovorax sp. RKNM96 genome encodes:
- a CDS encoding alpha/beta hydrolase: protein MERRHFARSILAAAGAIALGARAEEANPQAPAAAASPSAPGLKPFLFEKDETFWYETLRSFGHIAYGGADFGEVVVTAQRIRGGDYDSWHDEWRLTADRVAAEAQQSLATGHNVSARDAFFRASNYYRSAEFFLHGNPADPRINAAYDRSVECFRAAVRLTDGAIEPVRIRYEGTSLPGYFYRAAGKGAKRRPTVVMHNGFDGSVEEMHYVAAAALADRGYNVLSFDGPGQPGPMHREGLVLRPDWERVVSPVLDHVLARPDVDAKRVALLGNSLGGVLAPRAAAFEPRIRALIALDGIYDMGVKTLPMFGGQREVARRVLTAPSAPDIDKALAQMAAHDAQARWAFGHGAWVTGKGTARGYLSTLLDYNVADGVAERIQCPTLVCAAANDMFFKGQPEALYAHLTCPKTFLALDDTLGAGAHCHAGAQRLAMARIGDWLDTTFAAPLRS from the coding sequence ATGGAACGCCGTCATTTCGCCCGTTCGATCCTTGCTGCCGCCGGTGCCATCGCCCTGGGGGCGAGAGCCGAAGAAGCAAACCCGCAAGCGCCTGCCGCCGCCGCATCGCCTAGCGCCCCTGGCCTGAAGCCCTTCCTCTTCGAGAAGGACGAGACCTTCTGGTACGAGACGCTGCGCTCCTTCGGCCACATCGCCTATGGCGGCGCGGATTTCGGCGAGGTGGTGGTCACCGCCCAGCGCATCCGCGGCGGCGACTACGACAGCTGGCACGACGAATGGCGCCTCACAGCCGACCGGGTGGCCGCGGAGGCACAACAAAGCCTGGCCACCGGTCACAACGTCAGCGCACGCGATGCGTTCTTCCGCGCTTCCAACTACTACCGCAGCGCGGAGTTCTTCCTGCACGGCAACCCGGCCGACCCGCGCATCAATGCAGCCTACGACCGCAGCGTCGAGTGCTTCCGCGCGGCCGTGCGGCTCACCGACGGCGCGATCGAGCCGGTGCGCATCCGCTACGAGGGCACGAGCCTGCCGGGCTATTTCTATCGCGCCGCCGGCAAGGGCGCAAAGCGCCGCCCGACTGTGGTCATGCACAACGGCTTCGACGGCTCGGTCGAAGAGATGCACTACGTCGCCGCAGCCGCACTCGCCGATCGCGGCTACAACGTGCTGAGCTTCGACGGCCCCGGCCAGCCCGGTCCGATGCACCGCGAAGGCCTGGTGCTGCGCCCCGACTGGGAACGCGTGGTCAGTCCGGTGCTCGACCACGTGCTGGCGCGGCCCGACGTCGATGCAAAGCGCGTGGCGCTGCTGGGAAACAGCCTGGGCGGCGTGCTGGCACCGCGTGCCGCGGCGTTCGAGCCGCGCATCCGCGCGCTGATTGCGCTCGACGGCATCTACGACATGGGCGTGAAGACGCTGCCGATGTTCGGTGGCCAGCGCGAGGTGGCGCGGCGCGTGCTCACCGCGCCCTCGGCGCCCGACATCGACAAGGCGCTCGCGCAGATGGCCGCGCACGACGCGCAGGCGCGCTGGGCCTTCGGCCACGGCGCCTGGGTCACCGGCAAGGGCACGGCACGCGGTTATCTCTCGACGCTGCTCGACTACAACGTGGCGGATGGCGTGGCCGAGCGCATCCAGTGCCCGACGCTGGTGTGCGCCGCCGCGAACGACATGTTCTTCAAGGGCCAGCCCGAGGCGCTGTATGCGCACCTGACATGCCCGAAGACCTTTCTCGCGCTCGACGACACGCTGGGCGCCGGCGCGCATTGCCACGCGGGGGCGCAGCGCCTGGCGATGGCGCGCATCGGCGACTGGCTCGACACGACGTTCGCCGCCCCGCTCAGGAGTTGA
- a CDS encoding acyltransferase — translation MSVFSAWPYVVLIGVVLVALALPVFRAADEPPQRDQRTATLDGLRGFLALSVFVHHLMVTHGYLERGEWTFPPPGFPTLLGQVGVGVFFMITGFLFWGKLLDTKGRPDWRSLYVGRLWRIGPMYLVAVGLMLFIVAWKTGFTLREPVWSVLGGALQWLALGIVPMQPDINGYVGTTFILAGVTWTVFVEWLFYGSLRLMAPLARNGRTPRFVAGGLLLLCLPALTIAALPSAGSPTQPTLALVIGAMAWVLASFLLGMLSAWLIRHEGARRLASRLPAWGASLLALACLGALFLGFPHMVGPVQVVLLWLFFHLVCSGSTLYGLLALRAARRMSTASYSIYLLQGIALTAVFAVPPLRDFAVAGAMQYWLVGTLCALLLVAASVVSYRLVEKPGIAQGKRARSSLRGLPAAQAVNS, via the coding sequence ATGAGCGTCTTCTCCGCCTGGCCGTATGTCGTGCTCATCGGCGTGGTGCTCGTCGCGCTGGCCCTGCCGGTCTTCCGCGCCGCCGACGAGCCGCCGCAGCGCGACCAGCGCACCGCGACGCTCGACGGGCTGCGCGGCTTTCTCGCCCTCAGCGTCTTCGTGCATCACCTGATGGTGACCCACGGCTACCTCGAACGCGGCGAGTGGACGTTTCCGCCCCCGGGCTTCCCCACACTGCTCGGGCAGGTCGGCGTGGGGGTCTTCTTCATGATCACCGGCTTCCTGTTCTGGGGCAAATTGCTCGACACCAAGGGCCGGCCCGACTGGCGCAGCCTCTACGTCGGCCGGCTCTGGCGCATCGGCCCGATGTACCTGGTGGCGGTCGGGCTGATGCTTTTCATCGTCGCCTGGAAAACCGGGTTCACGCTCAGGGAGCCGGTCTGGTCGGTGCTGGGCGGGGCGCTGCAATGGCTCGCGCTCGGCATCGTGCCGATGCAGCCCGACATCAACGGCTATGTCGGCACGACGTTCATCCTCGCGGGCGTGACCTGGACGGTCTTCGTGGAGTGGCTGTTCTACGGTTCGCTCCGGCTGATGGCACCGCTCGCGCGCAACGGGCGGACGCCGCGCTTCGTCGCCGGCGGCTTGCTGCTGCTGTGCCTGCCGGCGCTGACGATCGCAGCGCTTCCGTCGGCCGGCTCGCCCACGCAGCCCACGCTCGCGCTGGTGATCGGTGCGATGGCGTGGGTGCTGGCGTCGTTTCTCCTCGGAATGCTGTCGGCGTGGCTGATCCGGCACGAAGGCGCGAGGCGGCTCGCTTCACGCCTGCCGGCATGGGGCGCATCGCTGCTCGCCCTTGCCTGCCTGGGCGCCCTGTTCCTCGGGTTCCCGCACATGGTCGGCCCCGTTCAGGTCGTGCTGCTCTGGCTCTTTTTTCATCTGGTCTGCAGCGGCAGCACGCTCTACGGCCTGCTGGCCCTGCGCGCGGCGCGGCGCATGAGCACGGCGAGCTACAGCATCTACCTGCTGCAGGGCATCGCGCTGACCGCGGTCTTCGCGGTACCGCCGCTGCGGGACTTCGCAGTGGCCGGGGCAATGCAGTACTGGCTGGTCGGCACGCTGTGCGCGCTGCTGCTCGTGGCCGCTTCGGTGGTCAGCTACCGGTTGGTGGAGAAGCCGGGCATCGCACAGGGCAAGCGTGCGCGATCCAGCCTGCGCGGCCTGCCTGCGGCGCAGGCCGTCAACTCCTGA